The proteins below come from a single Plantactinospora sp. KBS50 genomic window:
- a CDS encoding aminoglycoside phosphotransferase family protein produces the protein MMEQSGRHRRPAGLTMTGDERTAWADLPPEIAAAVERRLGSPVVDATSQPGGFSAGVAARVRLADGGRVFVKAANALAAPGVARFHRREIIVSSQLPPEAPVPRLLDVYDDGTWVALMFEEVDGVLPAQPWRPDDLDRVLDATTLLARVLTPTPVDPATLARPRLGGWQALAAEGAAERVGALSRWAAGNLDQLAELEAGAGPALAGTTLLHGDLYPFNVLLSPTGVYVVDWPHAWVGAAHCDVLTLLSTASLAGLDPQPYADRHPLTRDLDPDAIDAFLAVHSGFLLRLASMAGTDAGHSLVDAATALGLASLDWLRRRR, from the coding sequence ATGATGGAACAATCCGGGCGGCACCGCCGGCCGGCCGGCCTGACGATGACCGGTGACGAACGAACCGCCTGGGCGGACCTGCCGCCGGAGATCGCGGCCGCGGTCGAGCGGCGGCTCGGCAGCCCGGTGGTCGACGCGACGAGCCAGCCCGGCGGCTTCTCCGCGGGCGTGGCCGCCCGGGTACGCCTGGCCGACGGCGGCAGGGTGTTCGTCAAGGCCGCGAACGCGCTCGCGGCGCCCGGCGTGGCCCGGTTCCACCGCCGGGAGATCATCGTGTCGAGCCAGCTCCCGCCGGAGGCGCCCGTACCCCGACTGCTGGACGTCTACGACGACGGCACCTGGGTGGCCCTGATGTTCGAGGAGGTCGACGGGGTGCTTCCGGCGCAGCCGTGGCGGCCCGACGACCTCGACCGCGTCCTGGACGCGACGACCCTGCTGGCCCGGGTCCTCACCCCGACGCCGGTGGACCCGGCGACGCTGGCCCGACCGCGGCTCGGCGGCTGGCAGGCGCTCGCCGCCGAGGGGGCCGCGGAGCGGGTCGGTGCGCTGTCCCGCTGGGCGGCCGGCAACCTCGACCAGCTCGCCGAGCTGGAGGCCGGCGCCGGGCCGGCGCTGGCCGGCACGACGCTGCTGCACGGCGATCTCTACCCGTTCAACGTGCTGCTCTCCCCGACCGGGGTGTACGTCGTGGACTGGCCGCACGCCTGGGTCGGGGCCGCGCACTGCGACGTCCTCACCCTGCTGTCGACCGCGTCGCTGGCCGGGCTGGACCCGCAGCCGTACGCCGACCGGCATCCGCTGACCCGGGACCTCGACCCGGACGCGATCGACGCCTTCCTGGCGGTGCACTCGGGCTTCCTGCTCCGGCTGGCGTCCATGGCCGGCACGGACGCCGGCCACAGCCTGGTCGACGCGGCGACCGCGCTGGGTCTGGCCTCGCTGGACTGGCTGCGCCGCCGCCGCTGA
- a CDS encoding LysE family translocator gives MITTSALLGVGAVALAMVLTPGPNMMYLVSRSITQGRRAGVISLAGVAVGFGVYLVATNLGLAVIFVAVPPLYVALKMAGAGYLAWLAIKALRPGGVSVFQPADLPPDPARRLFGMGLLTNLLNPKIAIMYLSLIPQFVQPAHGHVMAQGFLLGGVQIVVALTVNLLIVLAAGTVSTFLTRRPGWLRMQRYVMGTVLGALAVRLATDRARPVVAG, from the coding sequence ATGATCACTACTTCGGCGCTGCTCGGGGTCGGCGCCGTCGCTCTGGCGATGGTGCTCACTCCCGGGCCGAACATGATGTACCTGGTGTCGCGCAGCATCACCCAGGGACGGCGCGCGGGCGTCATCTCGCTTGCCGGGGTGGCCGTCGGCTTCGGCGTCTACCTCGTCGCGACCAACCTCGGCCTCGCCGTGATCTTCGTGGCGGTGCCCCCGCTCTACGTCGCGCTCAAGATGGCCGGCGCCGGATACCTGGCCTGGCTGGCGATCAAGGCGCTGCGCCCCGGGGGTGTGTCGGTGTTCCAGCCCGCCGACCTGCCCCCGGACCCGGCCCGGCGGCTGTTCGGGATGGGACTGCTGACCAACCTGCTCAACCCGAAGATCGCCATCATGTACCTGTCGCTGATCCCGCAGTTCGTCCAGCCGGCCCACGGGCACGTGATGGCGCAGGGGTTCCTGCTCGGCGGCGTGCAGATCGTCGTCGCGCTCACGGTGAACCTGCTGATCGTGCTCGCCGCGGGCACGGTCTCGACGTTCCTCACCCGCCGCCCCGGGTGGCTGCGGATGCAGCGGTACGTGATGGGCACCGTGCTCGGCGCGTTGGCCGTCCGGCTGGCCACCGACCGGGCCCGGCCGGTGGTGGCCGGCTGA
- a CDS encoding OsmC family protein translates to MIGTYAAAAVPDSAALDVRFVSGESYEVTVRGHTVRVDQPAGSGGADSAPTPVELFVASLATCVAFYAGRYLARHGLSRDDLGVTVDFRMATDRPARVAGVRLSLRVPADLPANRRAGLLAVASHCTVHNSLVTPPEVTIELA, encoded by the coding sequence ATGATCGGAACGTATGCCGCCGCCGCGGTGCCGGACAGCGCCGCGTTGGACGTCCGCTTCGTGTCCGGCGAGTCGTACGAGGTCACGGTGCGCGGGCACACGGTCCGGGTCGACCAGCCGGCCGGCTCGGGCGGTGCGGACAGCGCGCCGACGCCGGTCGAGCTGTTCGTGGCGTCGCTGGCCACCTGTGTGGCGTTCTACGCCGGCCGGTACCTGGCCCGGCACGGACTGAGCCGGGACGACCTTGGTGTGACGGTCGACTTCCGGATGGCCACCGACCGTCCGGCGCGGGTCGCCGGGGTGCGCCTGTCGCTGCGGGTGCCGGCGGACCTGCCGGCCAACCGCCGGGCCGGCCTGCTGGCGGTGGCGTCGCACTGCACCGTGCACAACAGCCTGGTCACGCCGCCGGAGGTGACCATCGAGCTGGCCTGA
- a CDS encoding bifunctional 2-polyprenyl-6-hydroxyphenol methylase/3-demethylubiquinol 3-O-methyltransferase UbiG, with protein MDSAQWDARYAGSPDLVWTAQPNRFVVEATTPLPPGRALDLAAGEGRNAIWLAGRGWQVTAVDFSAVAVERGRELARRGGVDVTWQVADVTTYQPEADGYDLVLIAYLHLPAPVLAPVLRRAAGAVRPGGTFVLVGHDLANLTGGTGGPQDPAVLHTPESVTAHLPGLRVARAGTVRRPVQTDGGSIDALDTLVVANRP; from the coding sequence ATGGACAGCGCCCAGTGGGACGCCCGGTACGCCGGTTCACCCGATCTGGTGTGGACCGCGCAGCCGAACCGGTTCGTGGTGGAGGCGACCACGCCGTTGCCGCCCGGCCGGGCGCTGGACCTGGCCGCGGGGGAGGGACGCAACGCGATCTGGCTCGCCGGGCGCGGCTGGCAGGTCACCGCCGTCGACTTCTCCGCGGTCGCCGTCGAACGCGGCCGGGAACTGGCCCGCCGGGGCGGCGTGGACGTCACGTGGCAGGTGGCCGACGTGACGACGTACCAGCCGGAGGCCGACGGTTACGACCTGGTGCTCATCGCGTACCTGCACCTGCCGGCGCCCGTGCTGGCGCCGGTGTTGCGCCGGGCGGCCGGCGCGGTCCGGCCCGGCGGCACCTTCGTGCTGGTCGGTCACGACCTGGCCAACCTCACCGGCGGTACCGGCGGCCCGCAGGACCCGGCGGTGCTGCACACCCCGGAGTCGGTGACCGCGCACCTGCCCGGCCTGCGCGTCGCGCGGGCCGGGACGGTACGCCGGCCGGTGCAGACCGACGGCGGCAGCATCGACGCGCTCGACACCCTGGTGGTGGCGAACCGCCCGTAG
- a CDS encoding MBL fold metallo-hydrolase — MTVEVSVIATSSLGDRSYLASDGRVGVVVDPQRDIDRVLYLAGSRGVRITHVVETHIHNDYVSGGLQLARLTGADYLVSAADRVDFARKPVTDGDEIAVSDSLRLRVVGTPGHTFHHLSYVLDEATAAGWRPVGVFTGGSLLFGSTGRTDLLGQQHAHDLAGHQHASARRLADLLPDGAQVWPTHGFGSFCSASQSDAPESTIGREKEVNPVLRLATDDFVTQTLAGLDAYPAYYAHMGVANAGGPAPVDLSPVFRADAGQLRTRLAGGEWVVDLRHRKAYAAGHLAGTISLGLDGPMSTWLGWLVDRGTPITLLAQTPEQIADAQRELVRIGIERPAAQATGAAEGWVEDPARLREMHLTDFPALAAARSGNVPAGLPGPDVVLDVRLTNEWRDGHIEGAVHVPLPDLPSRLADLPPGAVWVHCASGYRATAAGSLLANAGRDVVVIDDLFERAAAAGVAMATPR, encoded by the coding sequence GTGACAGTCGAGGTGTCCGTCATCGCCACGTCCTCGCTCGGCGACCGGAGCTATCTGGCCTCCGACGGCCGGGTCGGCGTCGTGGTCGACCCACAGCGGGACATCGACCGCGTGCTGTACCTCGCGGGCAGCAGGGGAGTCCGGATCACGCACGTGGTGGAGACCCACATCCACAACGACTACGTCTCCGGCGGCCTGCAACTGGCCCGGCTGACCGGAGCCGACTACCTGGTGTCCGCCGCCGACCGGGTCGACTTCGCCCGGAAGCCGGTGACCGACGGCGACGAGATCGCGGTCTCCGATTCGCTGCGGCTGCGGGTCGTCGGCACGCCCGGGCACACGTTCCACCACCTCTCGTACGTCCTGGACGAGGCCACCGCAGCGGGCTGGCGGCCGGTGGGCGTGTTCACCGGCGGCTCGCTGCTGTTCGGCAGCACCGGCCGGACCGACCTGCTCGGCCAGCAGCACGCGCACGACCTGGCCGGACACCAGCACGCCTCGGCCCGGCGACTGGCCGACCTGCTGCCCGACGGCGCGCAGGTGTGGCCCACGCACGGGTTCGGCAGCTTCTGCTCCGCCAGCCAGTCCGACGCCCCGGAGTCGACAATCGGGCGGGAGAAGGAGGTCAACCCCGTCCTGCGGCTGGCCACGGACGACTTCGTCACGCAGACCCTCGCCGGGCTGGACGCCTACCCGGCCTACTACGCCCACATGGGAGTGGCCAACGCCGGCGGTCCGGCGCCGGTCGACCTCAGCCCGGTGTTCCGGGCCGACGCAGGGCAACTGCGGACCCGGCTGGCCGGCGGCGAGTGGGTGGTCGACCTGCGCCACCGCAAGGCGTACGCCGCCGGCCACCTCGCCGGCACGATAAGCCTCGGCCTCGACGGCCCGATGTCCACCTGGCTGGGTTGGCTTGTCGACCGGGGCACCCCGATCACGCTGCTGGCGCAGACCCCGGAGCAGATCGCCGACGCCCAGCGCGAGCTGGTACGGATCGGCATCGAACGGCCCGCCGCGCAGGCCACCGGCGCGGCCGAGGGATGGGTCGAGGATCCCGCCCGGCTGCGCGAAATGCACCTGACCGACTTCCCGGCGTTGGCCGCCGCGCGGTCCGGCAACGTACCCGCCGGGCTGCCCGGGCCGGACGTGGTGCTGGACGTGCGGCTGACCAACGAGTGGCGCGACGGGCACATCGAGGGCGCCGTGCACGTACCGCTGCCCGACCTGCCGTCCCGGCTCGCCGACCTGCCCCCGGGCGCGGTCTGGGTGCACTGCGCGTCCGGATACCGGGCCACCGCCGCCGGATCGCTGCTGGCCAACGCCGGCCGCGACGTCGTGGTCATCGACGACCTGTTCGAGCGGGCCGCGGCGGCCGGCGTGGCGATGGCGACCCCGCGCTGA
- a CDS encoding metal-sensitive transcriptional regulator has translation MKLRPEMTGDALTRLKRARGQLNAVIEMMENGEDCRAVLTQLAAVSKAIDRAGYKIIASGMRHCNDAREGGDDPEMTEEELEKLFLALA, from the coding sequence GTGAAGCTTCGACCCGAGATGACCGGTGATGCGTTGACCCGTCTCAAGCGGGCGCGCGGGCAGCTCAACGCGGTCATCGAGATGATGGAGAACGGCGAGGACTGCCGGGCCGTACTCACGCAGTTGGCGGCCGTGTCGAAGGCCATCGACCGCGCCGGTTACAAGATCATCGCCTCGGGGATGCGGCACTGCAACGACGCCCGGGAGGGCGGCGACGACCCCGAGATGACCGAGGAGGAGTTGGAGAAGCTCTTCCTGGCGCTGGCCTGA
- a CDS encoding PHB depolymerase family esterase: MRTRLRMLGAALAAALAVTAAAATINAGPASAAALTEITNFGTNPSNLRMYLYVPDRVTTRPALVVAVHYCTGTGPAFYSGSQFASLADQYGFIVIYPSVTRASQCFDVSSPQALRHDGGSDPVGIISMVNYVKQRYNVDPDRVFATGVSSGAMMTNVLLGDYPDVFAAGAAYAGVPFGCFATTNGSEWNSECANGQITKTPQEWGDLVRNAYPGYSGRRPRMQLWHGTNDETLRYPNFGEEIKQWTNVLGVSQTPSYTDTPQSGYTRTRYGGTGGMAPVEAISIQGAPHNLPVDAAQAIRFFGLDSTTPPTTAAPTTAPPTTAPPTTAPPTTAPPTTAPPTTAPPTTAPPPSGACRVGYVVNAWNTGLTTSVTVTNTGSSTINGWALTFTLPAGQTVTNGWNATIAPTSGAVTARNVSYNGTIAPGGSVNFGFQANHTGNTASPTSFTLNGTACTLG; the protein is encoded by the coding sequence ATGAGAACAAGGCTCAGAATGCTCGGCGCCGCGCTGGCCGCCGCGCTGGCGGTGACCGCCGCCGCGGCGACGATCAACGCCGGCCCCGCGTCCGCGGCGGCGCTCACCGAGATCACCAACTTCGGCACCAACCCCAGCAACCTGCGGATGTACCTGTACGTACCGGACCGGGTCACCACCCGGCCGGCGCTGGTGGTGGCCGTGCACTACTGCACCGGCACCGGCCCCGCCTTCTATTCCGGCTCCCAGTTCGCCTCGCTGGCCGACCAGTACGGCTTCATCGTGATCTACCCCTCGGTCACCCGCGCCAGCCAGTGCTTCGACGTCTCCTCCCCGCAGGCGCTGCGGCACGACGGCGGCAGCGACCCGGTCGGCATCATCTCGATGGTCAACTACGTGAAGCAGCGGTACAACGTGGACCCGGACCGGGTGTTCGCCACCGGTGTCTCGTCCGGCGCCATGATGACCAACGTGCTGCTCGGCGACTACCCCGACGTCTTCGCCGCCGGTGCCGCCTACGCCGGCGTCCCGTTCGGCTGCTTCGCCACCACCAACGGTTCGGAGTGGAACTCCGAGTGCGCCAACGGGCAGATCACCAAGACCCCGCAGGAGTGGGGGGACCTCGTCCGCAACGCGTACCCGGGATACTCCGGCCGGCGGCCCCGGATGCAGCTCTGGCACGGCACCAACGACGAGACGCTGCGCTACCCGAACTTCGGCGAAGAGATCAAGCAGTGGACCAACGTGCTGGGGGTCAGCCAGACCCCGTCGTACACGGACACCCCGCAGTCCGGCTACACCCGCACCCGGTACGGAGGCACCGGTGGCATGGCGCCGGTCGAGGCCATCAGCATCCAGGGCGCGCCGCACAACCTGCCGGTCGACGCCGCCCAGGCGATCCGCTTCTTCGGCCTCGACTCGACCACGCCGCCGACCACCGCGGCACCCACCACCGCACCCCCGACGACGGCGCCGCCGACCACCGCACCGCCCACCACCGCGCCGCCGACCACCGCACCGCCCACCACCGCACCCCCGACCACGGCACCGCCGCCGTCGGGCGCCTGCCGGGTCGGGTACGTGGTGAACGCGTGGAACACCGGCCTGACCACCTCGGTGACGGTGACCAACACCGGCTCGTCGACGATCAACGGCTGGGCGCTGACCTTCACCCTGCCGGCCGGACAGACCGTCACCAACGGCTGGAACGCCACGATAGCCCCGACCAGCGGCGCGGTGACCGCCCGTAACGTCTCCTACAACGGCACCATCGCACCGGGCGGCTCGGTCAACTTCGGCTTCCAGGCCAACCACACCGGCAACACCGCCAGCCCGACCTCGTTCACCCTCAACGGCACCGCCTGCACCCTCGGCTGA
- a CDS encoding aldo/keto reductase: MPHDDITAAAAGTWTLGDRTVHRMGFGSMRLTADADPDRAVTVLRRAVDLGVNHIDTAAFYRSPGGTLGVGTDPARYAPDLIRTALHPYPQDLVIATKVGFACDPAGDLAEALTPADLRRQVEENLRRLGRDHLDVVNLRIVRRPGRDSVAEPFGALAELRDAGLIRHLGLSNVRADHLDEAQAIAPVVCVQNNYAIDNRTDDDLLRLCAERGIAFVPFFALAGPRREAGAATAHTAAVQAVAAAHRVTPHQVRLAWTLHRGPHVLAIPGTGDPEHLVGNVSAGALRFSADELASLG, encoded by the coding sequence ATGCCTCACGACGACATCACCGCGGCCGCCGCCGGCACCTGGACGCTTGGCGACCGGACCGTACACCGGATGGGCTTCGGCTCGATGCGGCTGACCGCCGACGCCGACCCGGACCGCGCGGTCACCGTGCTGCGCCGGGCCGTCGACCTCGGGGTGAACCACATCGACACCGCCGCCTTCTACCGGTCGCCGGGCGGCACCCTCGGGGTGGGCACCGACCCCGCCCGGTACGCGCCCGACCTGATCCGCACCGCGCTGCATCCGTACCCGCAGGACCTGGTCATCGCCACCAAGGTCGGCTTCGCGTGCGATCCGGCCGGCGACCTGGCCGAGGCGCTGACCCCGGCGGACCTGCGCCGCCAGGTCGAGGAGAACCTGCGCCGGCTCGGCCGCGACCACCTGGACGTGGTCAACCTGCGGATCGTCAGACGGCCCGGCCGTGACTCCGTGGCCGAACCGTTCGGCGCACTCGCCGAACTGCGCGACGCCGGGCTCATCCGGCACCTCGGACTGTCCAACGTCCGCGCCGACCACCTCGACGAGGCGCAGGCCATCGCGCCGGTGGTCTGCGTGCAGAACAACTACGCGATCGACAACCGGACCGACGACGACCTGTTGCGGCTCTGCGCCGAGCGGGGCATCGCCTTCGTACCCTTCTTCGCCCTCGCCGGGCCGCGCCGCGAGGCGGGCGCGGCCACCGCACACACCGCGGCCGTGCAGGCCGTCGCGGCCGCACACCGGGTGACCCCGCACCAGGTACGCCTCGCCTGGACGCTGCACCGCGGACCGCACGTGCTGGCCATCCCCGGCACGGGCGACCCGGAGCACCTGGTCGGGAACGTCTCGGCCGGCGCGCTCCGGTTCAGCGCCGACGAGCTGGCCAGCCTCGGCTGA
- a CDS encoding DUF998 domain-containing protein gives MTDLGLPRRHARPARPAWPRRRRSPADPPGRFAALRPAVAGRSRSPGRPKAGDRWRASGRGYAARARARAASPYGVPALCRAVVRSWRVLTRALGLSAAALALVLFGLLHVLVTRLSPVADTISDYALSPVGWVFDGGVLVLAVGSVALLGPLARTGPDRPARTGQGSAVPDRTGRSTAGPARWFGGTAAALFGCWCLGLVVLTMFPRDPVGMPVSSTGLVHQWASVGALLGLPLGALVTAARRRGAGTRIVAAVAGACLAALVPFVVAYLAGSPLRPYVGLLERLVVVAEIVLLVLLGTLLRQAAPAGAVPAGRDAAAPAGPAGALAARRTGRWSRLRPRARLRVSRGWPARRR, from the coding sequence ATGACAGACCTGGGGCTGCCGCGCCGGCATGCCAGGCCGGCCCGTCCGGCCTGGCCCCGGCGCCGCCGGAGCCCGGCCGATCCGCCGGGGCGGTTCGCCGCGCTCCGGCCCGCGGTGGCGGGCCGGTCGCGGTCGCCGGGCCGGCCGAAGGCGGGGGACCGGTGGCGGGCCTCGGGCCGCGGGTACGCCGCCCGTGCCCGCGCGCGGGCCGCGAGCCCGTACGGCGTGCCGGCCCTGTGCCGGGCGGTGGTCCGTTCCTGGCGGGTCCTCACCCGGGCGCTCGGGCTGTCCGCCGCCGCGCTCGCGCTTGTGCTGTTCGGACTGCTGCACGTGCTGGTGACCCGGCTCAGCCCGGTCGCGGACACGATCAGCGACTACGCGTTGTCCCCGGTCGGCTGGGTCTTCGACGGCGGGGTGCTGGTGCTGGCCGTCGGCTCGGTCGCGCTGCTCGGCCCGCTGGCCCGGACCGGCCCGGACCGGCCGGCCCGCACCGGCCAGGGGTCCGCCGTGCCGGACCGCACCGGCCGGAGCACCGCCGGGCCGGCGCGCTGGTTCGGCGGTACGGCCGCGGCCCTGTTCGGATGCTGGTGCCTGGGCCTGGTCGTGCTGACCATGTTTCCCCGGGACCCGGTCGGGATGCCGGTCAGCTCGACGGGCCTGGTCCACCAGTGGGCCTCGGTCGGCGCGCTGCTGGGGTTGCCCCTCGGTGCGCTGGTGACCGCGGCCCGGCGCCGGGGAGCCGGTACCCGGATCGTCGCCGCGGTGGCCGGCGCGTGCCTGGCCGCGCTGGTCCCGTTCGTCGTGGCCTACCTGGCCGGTTCACCGCTGCGCCCGTACGTCGGTCTGCTGGAGCGGCTGGTCGTGGTGGCCGAGATCGTGCTGCTGGTGCTGCTCGGGACGCTGCTGCGGCAGGCGGCGCCGGCCGGCGCGGTCCCGGCCGGGCGGGACGCTGCGGCACCGGCCGGGCCGGCGGGTGCGCTGGCGGCCCGGCGTACCGGGCGGTGGTCGCGGCTGCGGCCGCGTGCCCGGCTGCGGGTCAGCCGAGGCTGGCCAGCTCGTCGGCGCTGA
- a CDS encoding FAD-dependent oxidoreductase, giving the protein MGPYLDWLWAGLAGAGVVLIRRRLGTLAEAARYAPVVVNAAGLGAGRLADDPAVHPARGRVLVVANPGLHVSVRDEDAPEGITYVHPRSRDVVLGGTYEPGETDTGPDPTAARAILARCTALVPQLAGAVVRAELAGLRPARYGGARVERDPLGLPGGVRLVHAYGHSGAGMTMSWGCAAEVAESALRD; this is encoded by the coding sequence ATGGGTCCGTACCTGGACTGGTTGTGGGCCGGGCTGGCCGGTGCCGGTGTCGTGCTGATCCGGCGGCGGCTCGGGACGTTGGCCGAGGCGGCCCGGTACGCCCCGGTGGTGGTCAACGCGGCCGGGCTGGGCGCGGGCCGGCTGGCGGACGACCCCGCGGTGCATCCGGCCCGCGGCCGGGTGCTGGTGGTGGCGAACCCGGGGCTGCACGTGTCGGTCCGCGACGAGGACGCCCCGGAGGGCATCACCTACGTGCATCCGCGCAGCCGGGACGTGGTGCTGGGCGGGACGTACGAGCCGGGGGAGACCGACACCGGGCCGGACCCGACGGCGGCCCGGGCGATCCTGGCCCGGTGTACGGCGCTGGTGCCGCAACTGGCCGGCGCGGTGGTCCGGGCGGAACTCGCGGGGCTGCGCCCGGCCCGGTACGGCGGCGCGCGGGTCGAGCGGGACCCGCTGGGCCTGCCCGGTGGCGTGCGGCTGGTGCACGCGTACGGGCACAGCGGCGCCGGGATGACGATGAGCTGGGGTTGCGCGGCCGAGGTGGCCGAGTCGGCGCTGCGGGACTGA
- a CDS encoding FAD-dependent oxidoreductase yields MQYDAVVVGAGIVGLTCAARLVERGARVAVLTADEPERLVSRVAAAVWYPSHVAEDPRALRWSRQAFVVFTGQAATGVPGVALRPTRMLLRTAAEPPWWAPAVPDFRVEDPPPARTRGSGAARCPRWRWVRTWTGCGPGWPVPVSC; encoded by the coding sequence GTGCAGTACGACGCCGTGGTGGTCGGTGCCGGCATCGTCGGCCTGACCTGCGCGGCCCGGCTGGTCGAGCGGGGTGCGCGGGTGGCGGTGCTGACCGCCGACGAGCCCGAGCGGCTGGTGTCCCGGGTGGCCGCGGCGGTCTGGTACCCGTCGCACGTCGCCGAGGATCCCCGGGCCTTGCGCTGGAGCCGGCAGGCGTTCGTGGTCTTCACCGGGCAGGCGGCGACCGGGGTGCCCGGCGTGGCCCTGCGGCCGACCCGGATGCTGCTGCGCACCGCCGCCGAGCCGCCCTGGTGGGCGCCGGCCGTGCCGGACTTCCGGGTCGAGGATCCACCCCCGGCCCGTACGCGGGGCAGTGGTGCTGCACGGTGCCCTCGGTGGAGATGGGTCCGTACCTGGACTGGTTGTGGGCCGGGCTGGCCGGTGCCGGTGTCGTGCTGA